From the genome of Eucalyptus grandis isolate ANBG69807.140 chromosome 2, ASM1654582v1, whole genome shotgun sequence, one region includes:
- the LOC104432642 gene encoding uncharacterized protein LOC104432642 has product MRIPPSLSLSLSLSLSLHQLFLTLDRRNIQNLSFFILFTIPFSGSKQNRNNYNSFLSLSLSPPLSSTMKLQSSSSSFSSSTISTSSDAYLSSPKGAPSGGCIAGVLRRILCSSNLPTHPFECDNDRDQFKSKEKNEPNTTPGIVARLMGLESLPNTSSVHAHKSPCSISRSRSLNYLDFKGDEHGDETKWQHLQVSSTLSFRETPTYLEVENEEFLVLNFGNGSGKEGRKRRSSKSKIQERRTGERREKPNRENERSGATESSSGDSVLANNDLGTPQTLPSQVVKMCQSVRSLEAVCGSEEDSSPVSVLDFGEFISDPLVSPSDESGLEHPSSRKKLTPELENHEHSSPRSDSDLLDDQPTQSEGKCLGSRKQRQSFSKMWSKICKISEKETIELDWLDGRIAKREDVEGIGQDLELQIFFELLDELLDHMSPTSE; this is encoded by the exons ATGAGAATcccgccatctctctctctctctctctctctctctctctctcttcatcaaCTTTTTCTAACTTTAGATCGTCGCAACATTCAAAACCTCTCCTTTTTCATCCTGTTCACCATTCCTTTTTCAGGTTCAAAGCAGAATCGCAATAACTACAactcattcctctctctctctctctccccccctctctcaTCAACGATGAAGTTACAATCATCATcgtcttccttttcttcctccacCATTTCCACCTCCTCCGATGCATACTTAAGCAGCCCGAAAGGTGCACCAAGTGGTGGATGCATCGCAGGAGTCTTACGCAGAATCCTCTGCTCTAGCAACCTCCCTACTCATCCGTTTGAGTGCGACAACGACAGAGATCAGTTCAAGTCCAAAGAGAAGAACGAACCAAACACAACTCCAGGAATCGTCGCGAGGCTCATGGGCTTGGAGTCTTTACCAAACACCAGCTCTGTGCACGCCCACAAATCCCCTTGTTCAATTTCAAGGAGCCGATCCCTAAATTACTTGGACTTCAAAGGAGACGAGCACGGCGACGAGACGAAATGGCAGCATCTCCAAGTCAGTTCGACGCTGTCGTTCCGGGAGACGCCGACATACCTCGAGGTTGAAAACGAAGAGTTCTTGGTTTTGAACTTCGGAAACGGCAGTGgaaaagaagggaggaagagaagatcaagcaaaagcaaaattcaAGAGAGGCGAACAGGGGAGAGACGTGAAAAACCGAACAGGGAAAATGAAAGGAGCGGAGCTACAGAGTCAAGCTCAGGCGATTCAGTCTTGGCGAATAATGATCTGGGCACACCACAAACATTGCCTTCTCAGGTTGTGAAGATGTGCCAAAGTGTTCGTAGCTTGGAAGCCGTGTGCGGCTCTGAAGAAGATTCAAGCCCAGTTtcagttcttgattttggcgAATTCATTAGCGACCCTCTAGTGTCCCCATCAG ATGAATCGGGATTGGAACATCCAAGCTCGAGGAAAAAGCTGACACCAGAGCTCGAAAACCATGAGCACTCCTCTCCACGTAGCGACAGCGATCTCCTAGATGATCAGCCGACGCAAAGCGAAGGCAAGTGTCTTGGATCCAGGAAACAGAGGCAGAGCTTCTCAAAAATGTGGAGCAAGATCTGCAAGATTAGCGAGAAAGAGACCATCGAACTCGATTGGTTGGACGGAAGAATAGCGAAGCGCGAAGATGTCGAAGGCATCGGCCAAGATCTGGAACTGCAGATCTTTTTTGAGTTGTTAGATGAGCTACTAGATCATATGTCTCCAACTTCAGAATGA
- the LOC104432641 gene encoding U-box domain-containing protein 43 — MTLSSAAAAAADSVRSSLARLSSLDHHHQFENSKRFCAFVPRLQLVVDQLLLLFPSPSPEDLPASVQTGLRGIAVDLGGAAETVSAYVSKSKIYVLITCNSLQASIQEQTEAIGGWLALLESAVHENPDLRKKVADLSRDMKQAKFIVTENEERVRLSLQKEGEVRRPSKAVESAMVMELARALGIEPHKYAELSAQVKHLKNDLVRSNSITERRILISLEKIIDNWSVEPDIQTGDMNLDFEEGAQISPFKNFLCPLTKDVMKEPVVLESSQTYERKAIEHWFERCIEDARDPTCPVTGQVLKSLELKLNIGLAGAIEEWVNRNIEIQVKSAVQCLSEEHFKADDVERALDSIYKIAADHPSSRYRVRNAGLVLMIIKLLGNSSKSIGTHLRSKTLLALLGMAKDEESKKIMLEEGITRLAIRSLTGSSEKEREHAIKLLLEFSNDEAYCKKIALEKGALVLLTSLAGNLEHPTLSNPAEEVLARIETIEENIQYLAAAGRFEPLLSRLCEGSDEVRIRMASMLGSMTMTSNSKLFVARQSAKILVLMLAKEEGKAPSLMALHNLSSIDDNATILVNSSMLPSLTYILFKDQDASLELKELAASTMANVVSNPGPWELASADKEGHLLQSKPIIAELLGLLSSTSSKCQASALRILYGVASSPKASESVASYIMDGQGLEKTILFLDHAEDEHRIHACKLTRLLSERFHQDVASQLRSSSKIPLLKEKILDTKTIEGERSDSACILSNLPLSEHEVTTLLGASFLRWTVTMIGNYHLKSEGRIFKSQSSMGEGLVGLLLQFTRSPNSEILSVIRELHLMSVFCERLNFPSKPRMKQLAALGLKNLSETGRVLAAGDLEPPPPRGLCSPLVFMCGWGAPEPARCPIHNSLCEEHAHLCLLQSNCIKPLVDLLNDEDTDVQVAAVEALSTLILESSGSLKRAVEELERQDAIDALINLFAEVRSGELQERTAWLIERIIRVESQSSRHSLNQNLVRALIEALRHGNANTRGHAQYALTNLKQISGVSGNSSSQVQSRR; from the exons ATGACGCtgtcctccgccgccgccgccgccgcggacTCCGTCCGCAGCTCGCTCGCCCGCCTCTCCTCCctcgaccaccaccaccagttCGAGAACTCGAAGCGGTTCTGCGCCTTCGTGCCCCGGCTCCAGCTCGTCGTCGaccagctcctcctcctcttcccctcgccgtcgccggaggACCTCCCCGCGTCCGTGCAGACCGGCCTCCGGGGGATCGCCGTCGATCTGGGGGGCGCGGCCGAGACGGTGTCGGCCTACGTGAGCAAGAGCAAGATCTACGTGCTCATCACTTGCAATTCGCTTCAGGCGTCGATTCAGGAGCAGACGGAGGCGATTGGAGGATGGCTCGCGTTGCTGGAGTCGGCTGTCCACGAAAATCCTGACCTCAGGAAGAAAGTTGCGGATCTCTCCAGAGACATGAAGCAGGCTAAATTCATA GTGACTGAGAATGAAGAGAGAGTGCGTCTTAGTCTGCAGAAGGAAGGAGAAGTGAGAAGACCAAGCAAAGCAGTTGAAAGTGCTATGGTGATGGAGCTCGCTAGGGCACTAGGGATTGAACCGCATAAGTACGCTGAATTATCTGCTCAAGTTAAGCACCTGAAGAACGACTTAGTTCGCTCAAATTCGATAACCGAGAGGCGGATTCTGATCTCTCTGGAGAAGATTATAGATAACTGGTCTGTGGAACCCGACATTCAGACTGGCGACATGAATCTCGATTTTGAAGAAGGCGCCCAAATCTCGCCATTCAAGAACTTTCTCTGTCCCTTGACTAAGGATGTCATGAAGGAGCCCGTGGTGCTGGAGTCGTCTCAGACATATGAGCGGAAGGCAATCGAACACTGGTTTGAGCGGTGTATAGAGGATGCCCGAGACCCGACCTGCCCTGTCACAGGTCAAGTGCTCAAGTCCTTAGAGCTCAAACTAAACATTGGACTGGCCGGGGCAATTGAGGAGTGGGTTAATAGGAACATTGAAATTCAGGTCAAATCCGCAGTGCAGTGCCTTAGCGAGGAACATTTTAAGGCTGACGATGTTGAGAGAGCTCTGGACAGTATATATAAGATAGCAGCAGATCATCCCTCCAGCAGATACAGAGTGAGGAATGCTGGTCTCGTTTTAATGATCATAAAGTTGCTGGGGAATTCTTCAAAGAGTATTGGAACGCACTTGAGAAGCAAAACTCTTCTTGCCTTGCTCGGCATGGCAAAGGATGAAGAAAGCAAG aaaataatgcTTGAGGAGGGGATAACTAGATTGGCAATACGTAGTCTTACTGGGAGCtctgaaaaggaaagagagcaTGCTATCAAACTGTTGCTCGAGTTCTCAAATGATGAAGCTTATTGCAAAAAGATTGCGTTGGAGAAAGGGGCGTTAGTTCTCCTAACTAGCTTGGCTGGAAATCTTGAGCATCCCACTCTATCCAATCCGGCAGAGGAGGTCTTAGCACGAATTGAGACCATTGAGGAGAACATCCAGTATTTGGCAGCAGCTGGAAGATTTGAACCGCTACTGAGCCGGCTCTGTGAAG GTAGTGATGAGGTCAGAATAAGGATGGCTTCCATGTTGGGAAGCATGACCATGACTAGCAACAGCAAATTGTTTGTTGCCAGGCAAAGCGCCAAAATACTTGTTCTAATGTTggcgaaggaagaaggaaaggcaCCCAGCTTGATGGCATTGCATAACCTATCTAGCATTGATGATAATGCTACCATACTTGTTAATTCTTCCATGCTGCCATCTCTTACATACATCCTCTTCAAGGATCAGGATGCTTCACTGGAACTGAAGGAGTTAGCAGCCTCGACAATGGCTAATGTAGTCTCGAATCCTGGGCCCTGGGAATTAGCATCTGCTGACAAGGAAGGCCATTTACTGCAGTCTAAACCAATTATCGCGGAGCTTTTGGGGCTCTTATCTTCTACATCTTCTAAATGCCAAGCTTCCGCACTTCGCATTTTATATGGTGTGGCATCGTCTCCAAAAGCATCAG AGTCTGTAGCTTCTTACATAATGGATGGCCAGGGACTTGAAAAGACCATATTGTTTCTCGATCATGCAGAAGACGAGCACAGAATTCATGCTTGCAAACTTACTAGACTGCTCTCTGAACGATTTCATCAAGATGTAGCAAGTCAACTGAGATCTTCCAGCAAGATTCCTCTGCTTAAAGAGAAGATTTTAGAtacaaaaacaattgaaggtGAAAGGTCTGATTCAGCATGCATACTTTCTAATCTTCCTCTATCTGAACATGAAGTGACAACTCTCCTCGGAGCTAGTTTCCTGAGATGGACGGTCACTATGATAGGGAATTATCATCTGAAGTCCGAGGGGAGAATTTTCAAATCTCAGTCAAGCATGGGCGAAGGACTTGTTGGCCTCTTACTTCAGTTTACAAGATCCCCCAACTCGGAGATTCTATCGGTGATTAGAGAGTTGCACCTAATGAGCGTGTTCTGTGAACGGCTTAACTTTCCTTCAAAACCCAGAATGAAGCAACTCGCTGCCCTTGGATTGAAGAATCTGTCGGAAACTGGAAGGGTCCTTGCTGCTGGAGATTTAGAACCACCACCACCTCGGGGGTTGTGCTCTCCATTAGTATTCATGTGTGGCTGGGGTGCACCAGAACCTGCTCGATGTCCCATACACAACTCTTTGTGCGAAGAGCACGCTCATTTGTGTTTGCTACAGAGCAACTGTATCAAGCCTCTTGTAGATCTCCTTAACGATGAGGATACTGACGTCCAAGTCGCTGCAGTGGAGGCACTTTCCACTCTCATTTTAGAAAGTTCCGGGAGTTTGAAGAGAGCTGTTGAGGAGCTTGAGAGGCAAGACGCCATTGATGCTCTAATTAACCTTTTCGCAGAAGTTAGATCTGGTGAACTTCAGGAGAGGACGGCTTGGCTGATAGAAAGGATAATTAGAGTGGAAAGCCAATCCTCGCGCCACTCACTCAATCAGAATCTAGTTAGGGCCTTGATAGAAGCCTTGAGGCATGGCAATGCTAACACAAGGGGGCATGCTCAATATGCTCTTACCAATCTAAAACAGATATCAGGAGTTAGTGGAAATTCCTCGAGTCAGGTTCAGTCAAGAAGGTAG